The Xiphophorus hellerii strain 12219 chromosome 22, Xiphophorus_hellerii-4.1, whole genome shotgun sequence genome has a window encoding:
- the LOC116713333 gene encoding LOW QUALITY PROTEIN: zinc finger SWIM domain-containing protein 8-like (The sequence of the model RefSeq protein was modified relative to this genomic sequence to represent the inferred CDS: deleted 1 base in 1 codon), protein MELMFAEWEDGERFSFEDSDRFEEDSLCSFISEAESLCQNWRGWRKQSAGPNSPTVKIKDGQVTPLVELSAKQVAFHIPFEVVEKVYPPVPEQLQLRIAFWSFPENEEDIRLYSCLANGSPDEFQRGEQLYRIRAVKDPLQIGFHLSATVVSSQSGQSKAAYNVAVMFDRCRITSCSCTCGAGAKWCAHVVALCLFRIHNASAVCLRAPVSESLSRLQRDQLQKFAQYLISELPQQILPTAQRLLDELLSSQSTAINTVCGAPDPTAGPSASDQSTWYLDESTLSDNIKKTLHKFCGPSPVVFSDVNSMYLSSTEPPAAAEWACLLRPLRGREPEGIWNLLSIVREMFKRRDSNAAPLLEILTEQCLTYEQIISWWYSVRTSASHSSASGHTGRSNGQSEVAAHACASMCDEMVVLWRLAVLDPTMSPTRRLELASQLKQWHLKVIEIVKRGQHRKSLDKLFQGFKPAVESCYFNWEAAYPLEGITYCSADKKNSPFCWPRAMQFQRGVKAAAGAAGEPSEAGAASKAEGGVVLDYKGRGNGHFSQQEVAVRPKETILSKRKGLSLSGGGGMLVRLGGSVSLSLEDGGGKCMYKGAASSSGGKLKLTQGGGKVPSAGGPGGSGGLGSGKHSNAKRRTSSEDSSLEPDLADLSLDDSCNLALGAEACNTFEFLPAPVEVLPSPSPLLRDLPKYSRGGGGSKSFDMKHAGHVPAALTAAESAPACFTAKEHMEVAVDTVEGFTEPNGRSEDMPSSCTGTARPGSPPASAKVPWGNREAEPAAVEAAGAAAANQGAEAAGGASEGEALAEDDYQAYYLSAASEEGADKQLADSHQEEEPDIFAGIKPLEQAGRMEVLFACAEALYAHGYSNEACQLAVELARDLLANPPDLKVEQPQTKGKKSKVSTSRQTQVATNTLSKAAFLLTVLSERLELHNLAFSTGMFSLELQRPPASTKALEVKLAYQESEVVALLKKIPLGLVEMSAIRERAEQLRDGNLCDYRPVLPLMLASFIFDVLCTPVVSPTGSRPPSRNRNNEMPGDEELGFEAAVAALGMKTTVSEAEHPLLCEGTRRVKGDLALALMITYKDDQSKLKKILDKLLDRESQTHKPQTLSSFYSSKPAGGSQRSPSKHTTGSHSGIGGSAGGVTKHALSSSSSNTLAASSSSSSSAVALAGEEVTSQVELSLLQNSTGGENAADTKEHVSDGAQLSSEQQNETASFKPEATVPSRLALGGRCGYSQRCWGSPVRQKKKHTGMASIDSSAPETTSDSSPTLSRRPLRGGWAAASWARGQDSDSISSSSSDSLGSSSSSGSRRAGGGARAKSTDTSRYKGRRLECHAPHVPNQPSEAAAHFYFELAKTVLIKAGGNSSTSIFTQPSASGGHQGPHRNLHLCAFEIGLYALGLHNFVSPNWLSRTYSSHVSWITGQAMEIGSAALNILVECWDGHLTPPEVASLADRASRARDPNMVRAAAELALSCLPHAHALNPNEIQRALVQCKEQDNVMLEKACMAVEEAAKGGGVYPEVLFEVAHQWYWLYEQSVGGGAGQQRDPPGRCGANGSSGRRPPDATCGVLDGVANMDSSGVGAVTASVTAAAIVPVISVGSTIYQSHAIPGQAMSHPHSQGLHPYTTIQAHLPSVCTPQYLGHPLQHVPRPAVFPVSGASYPQGIHPAFIGAQYPFSMAPGPQPSLSAAAVTFPAVPVPSMTQIAVHPYHTEQGLPLSTTVAVGSVHSGPTIQAIQGASLPAVSPQPAPLVSAPFTAEDEQHSQPISQQGLHYLHSAYRVGMLALEMLGRRAHNDHPNNFSRSPPYTEDVKWLLGLAARLGVNYVYQFCVGAAKGVLSPFVLQEIIMEALQRLNPAHIHAHLRTPAFHQLVQRCQQAYLQYIHHRLIHLTPADYDDFVNIIRSARGAFCLTPVGMMQFNDVLQNLKRGKQTKELWQRISLEMATFSP, encoded by the exons ATGGAACTGATGTTTGCTGAGTGGGAGGATGGGGAGAGGTTCTCCTTCGAAGACTCAGACAGGTTCGAGGAAGACTCCCTGTGCTCCTTCATCTCCGAGGCCGAGAGCCTCTGCCAGAACTGGAGAGGATGGAGGAAGCAGTCCGCCGGGCCCAACTCCCCGACCGTCAAGATTAAAG ATGGCCAGGTGACTCCCCTGGTGGAGTTATCGGCGAAGCAGGTAGCTTTCCACATCCCGTTCGAGGTGGTGGAGAAGGTGTACCCCCCAGTCCCGGAACAGCTCCAGCTCCGCATTGCCTTCTGGAGCTTCCCAGAGAATGAGGAGGACATCAG GTTGTATTCCTGCCTGGCTAATGGCAGTCCGGATGAGTTCCAGCGTGGAGAGCAGCTGTACAGGATCAGAGCCGTCAAAGACCCCCTTCAGATCG GCTTCCATCTCAGCGCTACCGTAGTGTCCAGTCAGTCTGGTCAGTCTAAAGCAGCCTACAACGTGGCCGTCATGTTTGACCGCTGCCGCATCACTTCCTGCAGCTGTACCTGCGGCGCCGGGGCAAAATGGTGTGCCCACGTAGTCGCTCTCTGCCTTTTCAGAATACACAAT GCTTCAGCAGTCTGTCTGAGGGCTCCGGTGTCAGAGTCTTTATCCAGGCTGCAGAGGGACCAGCTCCAAAAGTTTGCCCAGTACCTCATTAGTGAGCTGCCTCAACAG ATCCTACCTACAGCCCAACGTCTGCTGGACGAGTTGCTGTCTTCTCAGTCTACAGCCATCAACACTGTGTGTGGAGCTCCAG atCCGACTGCAGGGCCTTCAGCATCTGATCAGAGCACCTGGTATCTGGACGAGTCGACCCTCAGCGATAACATTAAAAAGACTTTGCACAAGTTCTGTGGGCCCTCTCCTGTCGTGTTCAG TGATGTGAACTCCATGTACCTGTCCTCCACTGAGCCTCCGGCAGCTGCTGAGTGGGCGTGCCTGCTGCGCCCTCTGAGGGGCCGGGAACCAGAGGGCATCTGGAACCTTCTGTCCATCGTCAGGGAAATGTTTAAGAGGCGAGACAGCAACGCTGCGCCACTGCTGGAGATCCTCACTGAACAGTGCCTTACCTATGAACAG atcatcagcTGGTGGTACAGCGTCAGAACCTCGGCGTCCCACAGCAGCGCCAGCGGCCACACGGGGCGCAGCAACGGCCAATCAGAGGTGGCGGCTCACGCCTGTGCCAGCATGTGTGATGAGATGGTTGTCCTGTGGAGGCTGGCGGTGCTTGATCCTACCATGAGCCCCACCAG GCGGTTGGAGCTGGCTAGCCAGCTGAAGCAGTGGCATCTGAAAGTTATAGAGATCGTGAAACGAGGACAACATCGAAAGTCGCTGGATAAACTCTTCCAAGGCTTCAAGCCCGCTGTGGAATCCTGCTACTTCAACTGGGAGGCGGCTTATCCGCTGGAAGGCATCACCTACTGCAGCGCAGACAAGAAGAACAGCCCGTTCTGCTGGCCCAGGGCCATGCAGTTCCAGAGGGGAGTGAAGGCTGCCGCCGGAGCGGCCGGCGAGCCTTCTGAAGCAGGAGCAGCGAGCAAAGCAGAGGGCGGAGTGGTGCTGGACTACAAAGGAAGGGGGAACGGCCATTTCTCCCAGCAGGAGGTGGCTGTGAGACCAAAGGAGACTATTCTGAGCAAACGGAAAGGTTTGTCACTGAGTGGAGGAGGAGGGATGCTGGTCCGGCTGGGGGGGAGTGTCTCTCTGTCTTTAGAGGACGGTGGGGGGAAGTGCATGTATAAAGGAGCTGCTTCCTCCTCCGGAGGCAAACTGAAGCTGACCCAGGGAGGAGGGAAGGTTCCGTCGGCTGGAGGTCCTGGGGGCAGCGGAGGGTTGGGAAGTGGTAAGCATTCCAACGCCAAGCGCAGAACCAGCAGTGAGGACAGCTCTCTGGAGCCTGACCTGGCTGACCTCAGTCTGGATGACAGCTGTAACCTGGCTCTGGGAGCCGAGGCCTGCAACACCTTCGAGTTCCTCCCCGCCCCGGTGGAGGTGCTGCCCTCTCCCAGCCCGCTGCTCCGAGACTTGCCCAAATACAGCAGAGGCGGCGGCGGGAGCAAGAGTTTTGACATGAAGCATGCGGGTCACGTCCCTGCGGCACTGACTGCTGCAGAGTCTGCTCCAGCCTGTTTTACTGCTAAAGAACACATGGAGGTGGCTGTGGACACGGTGGAGGGGTTCACTGAGCCCAACGGCAGAAGCGAAGACATGCCGTCCAGCTGCACTGGGACAGCCAGACCTGGCAGCCCTCCAGCTTCCGCCAAGGTGCCATGGGGCAACAGGGAGGCAGAACCTGCAGCTGTAGAAGCAGCaggtgcagcagcagctaacCAGGGGGCGGAGGCTGCAGGTGGAGCTTCTGAAGGAGAAGCTCTGGCTGAGGATGACTACCAGGCGTACTACCTGAGCGCTGCATCAGAGGAGGGAGCCGACAAGCAGCTGGCCGACAGCCACCAGGAGGAAGAGCCAGACATCTTTGCAGGAATTAAACCTCTGGAACAGGCAGGACGCATGGAG GTGCTGTTTGCATGTGCTGAAGCCCTGTATGCTCATGGCTACAGTAATGAGGCATGTCAGCTGGCTGTGGAGCTGGCCAGAGACCTGCTGGCCAATCCTCCTGACCTGAAGGTGGAGCAACCCCAGACCAAG GGAAAGAAGAGCAAGGTGTCGACCAGCCGTCAGACTCAGGTGGCCACCAACACTCTGTCTAAAGCTGCCTTCCTCCTCACGGTCCTCAGCGAGAGGCTGGAGCTCCACAACCTGGCTTTCAGTACCGGAATGTTCTCCCTGGAGCTGCAGAGGCCGCCTGCCTCTACTAAAGCTCTGGAG GTGAAGCTGGCCTACCAGGAGTCTGAGGTGGTGGCGCTGTTGAAGAAGATTCCCCTGGGCCTGGTGGAGATGTCGGCCATCAGAGAGCGAGCCGAGCAGCTCAGGGACGGAAACCTCTGTGATTATAGACCGGTGCTGCCTTTGATGTTGGCCAGTTTCATATTTGACGTTCTCTGCACCCCAG TTGTGTCCCCAACTGGTTCCCGTCCACCCAGTCGCAACCGAAACAATGAGATGCCCGGGGACGAGGAGCTGGGCTTTGAAGCTGCTGTAGCTGCTCTTG GTATGAAGACGACAGTCAGCGAGGCAGAGCATCCTTTGCTCTGTGAAGGAACTCGGCGGGTGAAGGGTGACCTGGCTTTAGCCCTCATGATCACCTACAAGGATGACCAAAGCAAACTCAAGAAG ATCCTGGATAAGCTGCTGGACAGGGAGAGCCAGACCCACAAGCCTCAGACTCTGAGCTCATTCTACTCCAGcaagccagcagggggcagtcaGCGCAGCCCGTCCAAACACACTACTGGGAGCCACAGCGGGATCGGAGGCTCCGCCGGAGGGGTCACCAAACACGCCTTGTCATCGTCCTCATCTAACACCTTGGCTGCGTCTTCCTCAAGCTCTTCCTCTGCTGTGGCTCTGGCTGGGGAGGAAGTGACCTCACAGGTCGAGCTCAGCCTGCTGCAGAACAGCACAGGCGGGGAGAACGCTGCTGACACCAAGGAGCATG TTTCAGATGGAGCACAGTTATCAAGTGAGCAGCAGAATGAAACAGCGTCCTTTAAACCGGAGGCCACAGTTCCCAGTCGACTGGCTCTAGGGGGGCGCTGCGGCTACAGCCAGCGTTGCTGGGGCTCGCCTGTCCGCCAGAAGAAGAAACACACTG GCATGGCGAGCATAGACAGCAGCGCTCCTGAGACGACCTCAGACAGCTCCCCGACCCTCAGCCGGAGGCCGCTCCGGGGTGGGTGGGCGGCGGCGTCCTGGGCACGCGGACAGGACAGCGACAGCATCAGCAGCTCTTCATCAGACTCGCTGGGCTCCTCATCCTCCAGTGGTTCACGCAGGGCTGGGGGCGGGGCTAGGGCCAAGAGCACTGACACCAGCAG GTATAAGGGGCGCCGCCTTGAGTGTCATGCACCCCATGTGCCCAACCAGCCCTCCGAGGCAGCAGCCCATTTTTACTTTGAACTGGCCAAGACGGTGCTGATCAAAGCCGGAGGgaactcctccacctccatCTTCACCCAGCCCTCAGCCAGCGGCGGTCACCAGGGGCCACACAGGAACCTCCATCTCTGTGCCTTCGAGATTGGACTGTACGCTCTTGGCCTCCACAATTTTGTTTCGCCCAACTGGCTGTCCAGGACCTACTCATCTCATGTCTCCTGGATAACTG GCCAAGCGATGGAGATTGGCAGCGCAGCCCTGAATATCCTGGTGGAGTGCTGGGATGGCCACCTGACTCCACCAGAGGTGGCGTCCCTGGCAGACCGGGCATCACGGGCCAGGGACCCCAACATGGTCCGGGCAGCCGCAGAGCTGGCGCTCAGCTGCCTGCCTCACGCTCACGCCCTCAACCCCAATGAGATCCAGAGAGCCCTGGTTCAGTGCAAAGAACAG GACAACGTGATGCTGGAGAAGGCCTGCATGGCCGTGGAGGAGGCAGCGAAGGGCGGCGGCGTGTATCCTGAGGTCCTGTTCGAGGTGGCCCATCAGTGGTATTGGCTGTACGAGCAGTCGGTGGGCGGCGGTGCTGGCCAGCAGCGGGATCCTCCAGGCCGCTGTGGGGCCAACGGGAGCTCTGGCCGGAGGCCCCCAGATGCCACCTGCGGTGTGCTGGACGGCGTAGCCAACATGGACTCTTCGGGGGTGGGAGCGGTCACTGCTTCGGTCACTGCGGCGGCCATCGTCCCCGTCATCTCTGTGGGCTCCACCATTTACCAGTCCCATGCTATTCCTGGCCAGGCCATGTCCCACCCCCACAGTCAGGGACTGCACCCCTACACCACCATCCAGGCACACCTCCCCTCCGTCTGCACCCCGCAGTACCTGGGACACCCTCTGCAGCATGTACCCCGGCCCGCTGTCTTCCCTGTGTCTGGGGCTTCATAtccacag GGGATACATCCAGCTTTCATCGGGGCCCAGTACCCCTTCTCAATGGCTCCCGGCCCCCAGCCCTCTCTGTCCGCTGCGGCCGTCACCTTCCCAGCCGTCCCGGTGCCGTCCATGACTCAGATCGCCGTCCACCCCTACCACACCGAG CAGGGCCTGCCCCTGAGCACCACCGTGGCAG TGGGCAGCGTCCACTCTGGCCCCACCATTCAGGCCATACAGGGGGCATCTCTGCCTGCTGTCTCCCCCCAACCCGCTCCGCTGGTGAGCGCCCCCTTCACAGCAGAAGATGAGCAGCACAGCCAGCCAATCAGCCAGCAGGGCCTGCACTACCTGCACTCGGCCTACAGAGTTG GCATGCTGGCGCTGGAGATGCTGGGCAGGAGGGCTCATAACGACCATCCCAACAACTTCTCCAGAAGTCCACCTTACACTGAAGATGTAAAGTGGCTGCTGGGACTAGCTGCACGGCTAG GAGTCAACTATGTGTACCAGTTCTGTGTTGGAGCAGCCAAAGGAGTCCTCAGTCCATTCGTCCTGCAGGAGATCATCATGGAGGCTCTGCAGAGGCTGAATCCTGCCCACATCCACGCTCACCTCCGCACGCCTGCTTTCCACCAGCTGGTGCAGCGCTGCCAGCAGGCATACCTACAG TACATCCACCATCGACTCATCCACCTGACACCTGCTGACTATGACGACTTCGTCAACATCATCCGCAGCGCCCGGGGGGCGTTTTGCCTCACGCCGGTGGGGATGATGCAGTTCAACGACGTGCTGCAGAATCTGAAGAGAGGCAAACAGACCAAGGAGCTGTGGCAGCGCATCTCGCTGGAGATGGCCACATTCTCCCCGTAA